DNA sequence from the Cohnella herbarum genome:
CCGTGCTTAGCACGCCAATGCTCCCGCATACCCATGCCTTCGACCGTCGATCTTCCCGGAAACCGCTCCGTGTCCACGCCAAGATGGTTCACTTTGATTTTACCGGCCGCCTGAGGCACTTTCTTCTGAATATAATTTCGAAGAAATTCGCTGTTCACCTGAATGATATCCGCAGCTTGAAGGCATCTGTTCCTTTGCTGCTTGCTCAGATAGGGAGCATTGATAAAGGTAATGGAGTGTAAGTTCAGCCAGATTCGACTATGCGGAAAAGATTGTTTCAATCGGGGGACCCATAACGGACGATTCTCTACCTGAATGACGTCCGGCTTGGATTGGGTCAGCCTTTTTCTTACGCTTTGGAAATAAAGGGCTTTATTCGCGCCGGTAAAACGTTCGACCGTAACGCCGTTCAAGTTGCCTCGGGAAGGAAGCCGTTTGCCGATTCGTCCGTAGATCGTGGCATGGACATGCGGAAGAAGCCCGGGGACTACTTTCTCCACCACGCGTTCGACCGATCCTCCCATCGAGGACGGGATCGGGTAAGCTCCGGGAGTAATGAAGGCCGCTCTTAGCATCGTCGTAGTCTCCTTACCGGCTAAATCTCTATTCGTCGTGACAGCATATACGTATGCTAACGGATTAGGCACGGCTTCTATCCTATATGAGAAGGACTATTGCACTTTGTCTAACGATGTGTCACAATTCACGGGAATGACTTTAATGACAAAGGAGTGCTCGGCCGCATGACTCGTTGGCTGCTGCGCATGATGACGGAGCTGTCCTCACGCAAATTCGTATCTCAAATAACCGGACGTTTCGCTAAATCTTCTTTAAGTCGCCGTTGGATTTCCCGCTTTGCCGCGATGTACAAAATTCCGGTAGAAGAGGCGGAGAAAGCGTTGGGAGAATACCGTTCCCTGAACGAATTCTTCACTCGCAGGCTTAAACCCGGCAAACGCCCGATCGATCAAACCGCAAGCGCTTTAGTCAGTCCCGTCGATGCTAAAATAACCGGCTGCGGCGTCATTAAGAACGGCATGCTGCTTCAGGTTAAAGGTCAAGATTACACGATCGAAGAACTGCTGAACGGTTCTCCGAGACTGTCCCAGTACCGCAACGGTTACTTCTGGGTTCTCTATTTAAGTCCGACGGACTATCATCGGATTCATTCGCCTTGCGAAGGCGAGATCGTCGAAACCGAACATATTCCCGGTCGCGTATATCCCGTAAACGAATTCGGCCTGACGTCCATGAAGCGCGTACTCTCCCGTAACGAGAGATTAGTCACGTATATTCGCAACGAAGTCGGCGAAACCGCCGTCGTCAAGGTCGGCGCATTGAACGTAAGCAGCATTAAGTACGTCGAGCCTATGCCTCGAACGCTTGGACGCGGGGACGAGCTCGCTTATTTCGAATTCGGTTCCACCATCGTTCTCCTGACGGAAGACGGCACCTTGCTGCCCCGCCCGAATCTCAAAACCGGAGACCAAGTCCGCATGGGCGAGAAGCTTGGATCTTTAACCCGCTTGTCGTAAAGATCATATGAACATTCGAGAAAAAGTAGTGGCGCAGAGAGTTTATCCTGCGCCACTACTTTTGGGTCTGGGTCAATCTATAAATCTATACACATTACGGAGGATGAAATCGAATGTCCGAGCAGACAAACAAGATCAATGTCGGTAATCTCGATTCGAATATGACCGTTGAGAATGTCCAAGATACGTCGCTTAGGTGGCTGTCGCCTTTGGAACCGCCCTTTCGAATCGACGGTTTCCCTTGGATCGCCAAGGAAGGCAAGTACCGTCGCCTCCCCGTTGCTCCGGCCGACGACCTGCCCGAGGCGGTCCATATGCTGGCCAATTGTACTGCAGGTGGCCAAATTCGCTTTCACACGAATTCTTCCAAACTTTCGATTAAGGTCAAGCTAACGGGATCGGGAGACATGTACCATATGCCCGCCACCGGGCAGTGCGGCTTCGACTGCTACTTGGGAGCTCCCGGCAGCGAGCATTTTTGGGGAACAGCCGCCTTCGATCACACGAAAGAGGAATATGAAGCGCAATTCTATGACTGGAAAATGAAACGAGAGATCAACGTCAAGCTGTACTTCCCTCTCTATCAAGGCGTCCAGGAAGTATGGATCGGCATAGACCCGGACGCCGAGCTCGACGCTGCACCCTCTTTGGCCAGAGCCAAGCCTGTCGTTCTGTATGGCACTTCGATCCTGCAAGGAGGTTGCGCCTCTCGTCCAGGCATGGCTTATCCGGCAATCTTGAGCCGCTCCATTCCGCTCGAATTCGTCAATCTCGGCTTCTCGGGCAACGGTAAAGGCGAACCGGAGCTCGCTCGGACGATCGCGGAAATCGCCGATCCGGCCTTGTTCGTCCTGGACTACGAAGCAAACATTGCATCGGTAGAACAGATGGCGTCGACTTTGCCCGTTTTTATTCGGATATTGCGAGAACGCCACCCTACCGTGCCCCTATTGGTCATCTCCAAAATTCGCTTTGCGAAGGAACGGTTCGATGAAGGGATGTTGAACATGCACGAGAACCTTAAACGAATACAGAAGGAAACCGTCGAACGGTTAAAGCAGGATGGAGACGCCAATATCCATTTCTATGACGGCTCCGAATTGCTGGGGGACGACTTCAGCGAATGCACCGTCGACGGCGTGCATCCGACCGATCTCGGCTTTCTTCGAATGGCTCGGGCGCTTGAACCGACGATTCGGGAACTCGTAAACCCTCACCTGCATTGATATAAGGCAAAGATTGATCGACCGTCAACGAATTTCCGAAGGGCTTTTCCCCGTATATTGCTTAAATTGCCTGCTGAAGAAAAAGATATCCCGGTAACCCAGCGCATCCGCGACTTCCGTAACGTTCATGCCCGCATGCATGAGCAAGTGCTGCGCCCGTTCGATTCTCGTTCGGATCATGTACGTCTGGACGGACATGCCGATAAGCTCCTTGAATTTGATCGAAAAATATCTGGAAGACAATCCGGCCCGTTTCCCTAGGTCGTCTACGCGATGAACGATGCCCGGATGCTGCTGGATGTAGTTCGCCACTTCCCGAATGCTCTCGGTCAACTGGTTGCTCGCTTTGCGTTCGACGGGCTCCTCTCGGTCATGTCGCAGCAAGTGAATAATGAGTTGCTTTAGAATCAGTTGGGCTTCGATCTCTGCGGCGAATGTACGAACGAGGAACAAGCGAACGTATTTGGCCAGCATATGCTCGAAATCGAAAGTTTCGTCCAGTTGACGGTACGGCTCGGGAATCTCGTTGACCGGCTCCGATACGTCGAAGTGAATGTATGTGAGCACGAGCGGCTTCTGCGGATTATGGGTCGCGCTCGTATGGTCTCCCGGACGGAAAAGGAAACAGCTGCCTTTGCCCAACGTATACGGCTTGCCGTTGAGGAACAGCTCCCCTTCCCCGCTCCATACGTAGAAAATATCGAAATTAGCTAGCGGTTTCTCGCGTTTCTGCCATTTCCATCCCGGCTCGCAGGA
Encoded proteins:
- a CDS encoding helix-turn-helix domain-containing protein, which gives rise to MLEVSPSSFVLLSSFAKISCEPGWKWQKREKPLANFDIFYVWSGEGELFLNGKPYTLGKGSCFLFRPGDHTSATHNPQKPLVLTYIHFDVSEPVNEIPEPYRQLDETFDFEHMLAKYVRLFLVRTFAAEIEAQLILKQLIIHLLRHDREEPVERKASNQLTESIREVANYIQQHPGIVHRVDDLGKRAGLSSRYFSIKFKELIGMSVQTYMIRTRIERAQHLLMHAGMNVTEVADALGYRDIFFFSRQFKQYTGKSPSEIR
- a CDS encoding SGNH/GDSL hydrolase family protein, which encodes MSEQTNKINVGNLDSNMTVENVQDTSLRWLSPLEPPFRIDGFPWIAKEGKYRRLPVAPADDLPEAVHMLANCTAGGQIRFHTNSSKLSIKVKLTGSGDMYHMPATGQCGFDCYLGAPGSEHFWGTAAFDHTKEEYEAQFYDWKMKREINVKLYFPLYQGVQEVWIGIDPDAELDAAPSLARAKPVVLYGTSILQGGCASRPGMAYPAILSRSIPLEFVNLGFSGNGKGEPELARTIAEIADPALFVLDYEANIASVEQMASTLPVFIRILRERHPTVPLLVISKIRFAKERFDEGMLNMHENLKRIQKETVERLKQDGDANIHFYDGSELLGDDFSECTVDGVHPTDLGFLRMARALEPTIRELVNPHLH
- the asd gene encoding archaetidylserine decarboxylase (Phosphatidylserine decarboxylase is synthesized as a single chain precursor. Generation of the pyruvoyl active site from a Ser is coupled to cleavage of a Gly-Ser bond between the larger (beta) and smaller (alpha chains). It is an integral membrane protein.); translated protein: MTRWLLRMMTELSSRKFVSQITGRFAKSSLSRRWISRFAAMYKIPVEEAEKALGEYRSLNEFFTRRLKPGKRPIDQTASALVSPVDAKITGCGVIKNGMLLQVKGQDYTIEELLNGSPRLSQYRNGYFWVLYLSPTDYHRIHSPCEGEIVETEHIPGRVYPVNEFGLTSMKRVLSRNERLVTYIRNEVGETAVVKVGALNVSSIKYVEPMPRTLGRGDELAYFEFGSTIVLLTEDGTLLPRPNLKTGDQVRMGEKLGSLTRLS